One Echinicola strongylocentroti DNA window includes the following coding sequences:
- a CDS encoding VWA domain-containing protein, with amino-acid sequence MGMFDDLFPIDWGAFHFLRPQLLWGFAGVVALLLLGLANLREQSSWKKHIAPHLRPYMISKGSGRVKLLMHLLLMTVLGLGVLGLAGPTWKKVELPGQVLETPMVILLDLSQSMMADDIQPSRLERAKFKITDFLDAGPGARVALVGYAGTAHTIVPLTRDYKIIKSHIETLSPKVMPFRGSDLSSALVLADSLMSVTSAPGTVLLFSDDFVGGDFDLVQEFVGAGNRKLEIMPVNTPSGSDVPAFSGKGVLKADGNPVHSSLNSAVLGQINSLENSAVHALTLDNSDVELIAKDVRENLKFTEQPEEKKDEWRDAGLLLVIPAALILLMWFRRGWVVFCLVIMLSSCGQKQPVEHFADLWYTRDYQAQKKSNAGDFEVAAKLYDNPLRQGVAFYKAGDYEEAIQAFSQDTSAIGAYNLGLAYFKNGDYAAAQMAFGMAASQDPGLKVAQDSKMQLDKVLSGGGKIDPSQAEEQAENGPAKTKQNKSMEDLSGGGQEATKKDMEKERLSETATTGTRTAKELDEVPDDLKMAGKSDDNQEVLLRKIDDDPARFLQKKFEFEVKRKKMKPDPNEKSW; translated from the coding sequence ATGGGGATGTTTGATGACTTGTTTCCGATAGATTGGGGAGCCTTTCACTTCTTGAGGCCACAGCTGCTTTGGGGTTTTGCCGGAGTGGTGGCCTTGCTTTTGCTAGGCCTGGCCAATTTGCGTGAGCAAAGTAGCTGGAAAAAGCACATTGCCCCTCATCTTCGCCCTTATATGATCAGTAAAGGCAGCGGTCGGGTGAAGCTGTTGATGCACCTGTTGTTGATGACGGTGCTGGGCTTAGGCGTCCTAGGGTTGGCCGGGCCGACTTGGAAAAAAGTAGAGCTGCCCGGTCAAGTGCTCGAAACGCCCATGGTGATCCTGCTCGACCTGTCCCAAAGCATGATGGCCGATGACATTCAGCCCAGCCGTCTAGAGCGGGCAAAATTTAAAATAACCGATTTCTTGGATGCAGGGCCTGGAGCACGTGTGGCACTGGTGGGCTATGCAGGAACGGCGCACACCATAGTGCCACTGACCCGGGATTACAAAATCATCAAAAGCCATATCGAAACATTATCTCCCAAGGTGATGCCTTTCAGGGGATCCGATCTCTCTAGCGCATTGGTCTTGGCCGATAGTCTTATGAGTGTGACCTCGGCTCCGGGTACAGTGCTGTTGTTTTCGGATGATTTTGTAGGGGGAGATTTTGACCTGGTGCAGGAATTTGTAGGTGCCGGAAACCGTAAACTGGAAATCATGCCGGTGAATACTCCTTCGGGAAGTGATGTGCCCGCATTTTCAGGAAAAGGTGTGCTAAAGGCCGACGGCAATCCCGTGCATTCTTCATTAAATTCCGCAGTACTTGGACAGATCAATTCCCTCGAAAACAGTGCTGTGCATGCCCTGACCTTGGACAACAGTGACGTGGAATTGATCGCCAAAGATGTCCGTGAAAACCTGAAATTCACCGAACAGCCAGAAGAAAAGAAAGACGAGTGGAGGGATGCAGGCTTATTGTTGGTCATTCCGGCGGCGCTCATTTTGTTGATGTGGTTTCGTAGGGGATGGGTAGTGTTTTGCTTGGTGATAATGCTCAGCTCCTGTGGTCAAAAACAGCCCGTGGAGCACTTTGCCGATCTATGGTACACGAGGGATTACCAGGCTCAGAAAAAAAGCAATGCGGGAGATTTTGAAGTAGCGGCAAAACTATATGACAATCCCCTCCGCCAAGGCGTGGCCTTTTACAAAGCAGGAGATTATGAGGAAGCGATTCAGGCCTTCAGCCAAGATACCAGTGCCATAGGTGCCTATAACTTGGGATTGGCCTATTTCAAAAACGGGGATTATGCTGCGGCACAGATGGCATTCGGGATGGCAGCGTCCCAAGATCCTGGGTTAAAAGTGGCCCAAGACAGCAAAATGCAACTGGACAAGGTGCTGTCTGGCGGTGGCAAAATCGATCCTTCCCAAGCAGAGGAACAGGCGGAAAATGGCCCTGCCAAAACCAAACAAAACAAAAGCATGGAGGACCTCAGTGGAGGAGGACAGGAAGCAACCAAAAAAGACATGGAGAAAGAACGCTTGTCGGAGACCGCCACCACGGGTACCAGAACCGCCAAGGAGCTGGACGAAGTGCCTGATGACCTGAAGATGGCCGGCAAGTCCGATGATAACCAAGAAGTCCTGCTCCGTAAAATCGACGATGATCCAGCTCGGTTTTTACAAAAGAAATTTGAATTCGAGGTGAAGCGCAAAAAAATGAAACCTGATCCCAATGAGAAAAGCTGGTAG
- a CDS encoding BatD family protein: protein MNAIRKSGLGRLTKFLGWERHERQTDNSWRARCLCVLAFCCLVLPVSGQTLWSEVQLNKSTAYVGEPVQVTVRVYTSTWFTKGVDPGNIKVNGAYTVFFRNVSTSTSKNGKTYPGVEMIYNVFPFANKDVQFPAVEIEVESPKDGDYKGKPHTITTKARVIKVRPIPPGFNINSWLVSSSLSVRQEWSGSLKDVKVGDVIQRKIIRNADNTVPQLIPPVAWDSLPGVSQYPGRSDIQNIRTKTAIGAVRTEVTRYLFEKEGEVEIPEMVFTWWNPHQQQLYKRTLPSVKVEVKPNPDLGMLETLKDSLLTVQKAEAAVAEEKAPLTFLGLSPEKLAAMIVLVAVLLYFLVKWVPRLIKRYQEKKQRYLRSEPYLFDQFKQAAKSKRDNAAMNALYRWVDQLGLKEPTLHYFAEGWGSPGLKRHLSQWSSADEKGLKLNGDLVKELTLSRKVFLDASGEIKPVTNEDIWINP from the coding sequence ATGAACGCAATCCGTAAGAGTGGCTTGGGGAGGCTTACAAAGTTCCTTGGCTGGGAGAGACACGAGAGGCAGACCGATAACTCTTGGCGTGCAAGATGCTTGTGTGTGCTGGCATTTTGTTGTTTGGTGCTTCCTGTTTCAGGACAGACCCTTTGGAGTGAAGTGCAGCTGAATAAGAGCACAGCATATGTGGGAGAGCCCGTACAGGTTACTGTTCGCGTCTACACGTCCACCTGGTTTACCAAAGGCGTGGATCCGGGCAATATAAAAGTAAACGGAGCCTATACCGTTTTCTTTCGTAATGTCAGCACCAGTACTTCCAAAAATGGGAAAACCTACCCGGGGGTAGAAATGATCTATAATGTTTTTCCCTTTGCCAATAAGGATGTGCAATTTCCCGCCGTAGAAATAGAAGTGGAATCTCCGAAAGATGGAGACTACAAGGGGAAGCCCCATACCATAACGACCAAGGCACGGGTGATCAAGGTCCGACCGATTCCTCCCGGATTCAATATCAACAGTTGGTTGGTTTCCAGTAGCTTGAGTGTGCGGCAGGAATGGAGCGGCAGCTTAAAAGATGTCAAGGTCGGTGATGTCATCCAGCGGAAGATCATCAGGAATGCGGACAACACCGTGCCACAGCTGATCCCTCCTGTAGCGTGGGACAGCCTTCCCGGTGTCAGCCAGTACCCCGGTCGGAGTGATATTCAGAATATCCGTACCAAAACGGCCATCGGTGCAGTACGGACAGAGGTGACGCGCTACCTTTTCGAAAAAGAAGGAGAGGTGGAGATCCCCGAGATGGTGTTTACTTGGTGGAATCCCCATCAACAGCAACTCTATAAACGCACACTCCCAAGTGTAAAAGTCGAAGTAAAGCCCAATCCCGACTTGGGGATGTTGGAGACCTTAAAGGATTCATTGCTTACTGTCCAAAAAGCCGAAGCCGCTGTGGCAGAAGAAAAAGCCCCGTTGACCTTCCTAGGGCTAAGCCCAGAGAAGCTGGCGGCCATGATTGTCTTGGTGGCCGTATTGCTTTATTTTTTGGTGAAATGGGTGCCTCGTCTGATCAAGCGGTACCAAGAAAAAAAGCAACGGTACCTGCGCTCTGAGCCATATCTCTTCGATCAGTTCAAGCAAGCAGCAAAAAGCAAGCGTGACAATGCCGCCATGAATGCGCTCTATCGCTGGGTCGACCAACTAGGCCTGAAAGAACCGACACTGCATTATTTTGCGGAAGGATGGGGCAGTCCTGGACTGAAACGGCACCTGAGTCAATGGTCTTCTGCGGATGAGAAGGGCTTAAAGCTAAATGGAGACTTGGTGAAAGAGCTAACTCTTTCCAGAAAGGTTTTTCTCGATGCTTCAGGAGAAATAAAGCCAGTCACCAATGAAGATATTTGGATCAATCCCTAG
- a CDS encoding aminotransferase class I/II-fold pyridoxal phosphate-dependent enzyme, which translates to MANHNSISERAIKAAQSSMRADLEVYFEALDNLYDPTENPLGTFPLNMAENVLGWHLLKDKIQTIQETVKIPDWASKYGNTLGVDTFRETVAQFLSEFHIGCPVSKDHLAFSSGLTSAIDLTAFLLADHGDTAIFPAPAYPVYKNDIGAIPGIKRFDLHTHHAIDELKDGIPLTIKHLDETLHTLTEAGEVFKILVLTSPDNPTGTVYSHKQLQEITAWCIDHKIHLIVNEIYGLSLIDTTHPAIAGDYKNPELFSSFGKIMAKRQSPYLHLWYSFSKDFGISGFRVGMVHSHNETFLKAYANTNLTHSVSNHTQWLLQCLLEDRNFIGNYITHYQKELTDCYVMVVASLKKLQIPYVPSRGSLFVWIDLSAWLAENTDEGQKTLWMDIYQSTGVLLTPGEGFGHLQKGHFRLVISSHTKAALQVAIQRLEDYLQQN; encoded by the coding sequence ATGGCCAACCACAACAGCATTTCCGAAAGGGCAATTAAAGCCGCCCAAAGTAGTATGAGAGCCGACTTGGAAGTTTACTTTGAAGCCCTGGATAACCTCTACGACCCGACTGAAAATCCCCTAGGCACCTTCCCTTTAAATATGGCGGAAAATGTCCTGGGATGGCACCTGCTAAAGGATAAAATCCAAACCATCCAAGAAACCGTAAAAATCCCCGACTGGGCTTCCAAATACGGTAACACCCTGGGTGTGGATACTTTCCGGGAAACTGTCGCCCAGTTTCTCTCGGAATTTCATATCGGCTGCCCCGTGAGCAAAGACCATTTGGCTTTTTCTTCTGGCCTGACTTCGGCCATTGACCTCACTGCCTTTTTGCTTGCCGATCATGGCGACACAGCTATTTTTCCCGCTCCTGCCTACCCGGTCTACAAAAACGATATTGGTGCCATTCCGGGTATCAAACGCTTTGACCTGCATACCCACCATGCTATTGACGAGCTGAAAGACGGTATTCCCCTCACTATAAAACACTTGGACGAAACCCTTCACACTCTTACTGAAGCTGGAGAAGTATTCAAAATTTTGGTACTGACCAGCCCGGACAATCCCACTGGAACTGTTTATTCGCATAAGCAACTCCAAGAAATCACAGCATGGTGTATCGATCACAAGATCCACCTTATCGTCAATGAAATTTATGGGCTTTCACTCATTGACACGACGCACCCGGCCATAGCCGGTGATTACAAAAATCCGGAACTTTTTAGTTCGTTCGGAAAGATCATGGCCAAACGCCAAAGTCCTTATCTCCACCTTTGGTATTCATTCTCCAAGGATTTTGGCATTTCGGGTTTTCGGGTAGGCATGGTCCATTCCCATAATGAGACCTTTCTAAAAGCCTATGCCAACACCAATCTCACCCACTCGGTCTCCAACCACACCCAGTGGCTCCTACAATGCCTGCTGGAAGACAGAAACTTCATCGGAAATTATATCACCCACTACCAAAAAGAGCTGACCGATTGCTACGTAATGGTCGTCGCGTCACTGAAAAAACTCCAAATCCCCTATGTACCTTCACGCGGAAGTCTCTTCGTCTGGATAGACCTGTCCGCATGGCTTGCAGAAAACACCGATGAAGGCCAAAAGACCCTTTGGATGGACATTTATCAATCTACCGGGGTTCTCCTGACGCCAGGTGAAGGCTTTGGGCACCTCCAAAAGGGACATTTCAGATTGGTCATCTCCTCCCACACCAAAGCAGCCCTACAGGTAGCCATCCAACGACTGGAAGACTATCTTCAGCAAAATTAA
- a CDS encoding DUF4381 domain-containing protein, which translates to MVLVVLQVRVYHKNRYRREALAELENVASGKRPLLYSFVLLKRTAMHAYGRDRVGQMYGKSWYTFLDKKARGVGFVALQERIDRLIYQDELPEEQVKTAIITNTKKWIKDHVTR; encoded by the coding sequence GTGGTGTTGGTGGTTTTGCAGGTGCGGGTCTATCATAAAAACCGGTACCGCCGGGAAGCCCTGGCAGAACTGGAAAATGTGGCCAGTGGAAAGCGTCCCCTATTGTACAGTTTCGTGTTGCTGAAGCGCACAGCCATGCATGCTTACGGACGAGACAGGGTAGGACAAATGTACGGAAAGTCTTGGTACACCTTTTTGGACAAGAAAGCCCGAGGGGTCGGCTTCGTGGCGCTACAGGAGCGGATCGATCGGCTGATTTACCAAGATGAACTGCCTGAAGAGCAAGTAAAGACGGCCATTATTACCAACACTAAAAAATGGATCAAGGATCATGTTACCCGCTAA
- a CDS encoding VWA domain-containing protein, translating to MLPANFEIGYPWMFWLLPLPILLFFILPPLRIKSPSLQYPGFEKALDYTGDKPRRSALVKRRNFFNWLILILGWVLVVMTLSSPQLVGEPQMKVKTSRNFLITADISFSMAQKDWEVKGEKVRRWDAVKSLMHDFIEKRKGDRMGLVFFATNAYVQAPFTPDLGTVDQMLEEADVGMAGQMTHIGKAITKGIDMFDQDTIKTKVMLLLTDGVDAGTDVLPLDGADMAKQDSVIIYTIGIGNPGDSGSDLDEKTLQQIAEMTGGRYFLAKDAEQLQKIYQVVDTLEPIEYEEEEHRPVTLLYMYPLAVAMMLIFMGSLLNNLVSVIKNGMNKDGDV from the coding sequence ATGTTACCCGCTAATTTCGAAATCGGCTATCCTTGGATGTTTTGGCTGTTGCCATTGCCCATACTGCTGTTTTTTATCCTGCCTCCACTGCGGATAAAAAGCCCATCGCTGCAATATCCCGGGTTTGAAAAGGCCTTGGATTATACGGGAGACAAGCCACGGCGGTCGGCATTGGTCAAAAGACGTAATTTTTTCAATTGGCTGATATTGATTTTGGGATGGGTACTGGTGGTGATGACCCTTTCTTCGCCCCAGCTCGTGGGAGAGCCCCAAATGAAAGTGAAAACGTCGAGGAATTTTCTGATCACCGCAGATATTTCATTCAGTATGGCCCAAAAGGACTGGGAGGTAAAAGGTGAAAAAGTAAGAAGATGGGATGCGGTAAAGTCCCTAATGCATGATTTTATTGAAAAACGAAAAGGGGACCGAATGGGCTTGGTTTTTTTTGCGACCAATGCCTATGTCCAAGCGCCCTTTACTCCTGATCTGGGCACGGTGGATCAGATGCTGGAGGAAGCTGATGTGGGCATGGCGGGACAGATGACCCATATCGGAAAGGCCATCACGAAAGGCATTGATATGTTTGATCAGGATACGATCAAGACCAAGGTGATGTTATTGCTGACAGACGGTGTGGATGCAGGGACGGATGTGCTGCCACTGGATGGGGCAGACATGGCCAAACAGGACTCGGTGATCATCTATACCATTGGCATCGGTAATCCCGGCGATTCCGGATCGGACCTAGATGAGAAGACCTTGCAGCAAATAGCGGAAATGACGGGCGGAAGGTATTTTCTCGCCAAAGACGCGGAGCAGTTACAAAAAATCTACCAAGTAGTGGATACGCTGGAGCCGATCGAGTACGAAGAAGAGGAACATCGCCCCGTGACCTTGCTGTACATGTATCCTTTGGCGGTAGCTATGATGTTGATATTCATGGGCAGTTTGCTGAATAACCTGGTGAGTGTAATAAAAAATGGAATGAATAAAGATGGGGATGTTTGA
- a CDS encoding alkaline phosphatase family protein codes for MNKTYLSILLLMLVMQVQGQEKTKKALFVIVDGIPKDVVDTVDTPNIDAVAAEGGFTKAIMGGDPETYSETPTISAVGYNSLLTGTWANKHNVWGNSIKQPNYYYPTIFRAFKTAYPSKKTAIYSTWLDNRTKLVGANLPATGHFSFDYYYDGMEIDTLHFPHDEQREFIHLIDEVVSKEAATHVRKEGPDLAWVYLEYSDDMGHKYGNSPEMIDGVKKADVQIGRIWEAIKYREANFEEDWMLVVTTDHGRTESGDGHGGQSERERAIWIATNADNLNGYFKDNEPEMVDIFPSIAHHLELSLPKGQAMELDGVSFVGQVSAADFEVNRAKESLKLTWKAFAKGEKGRVWIASSNNFQKGGLDNYWDFGAVNLDDEAAAVSLDGLDSKLLKVVLETPSGYLNYWVVEE; via the coding sequence ATGAATAAAACCTATCTTTCAATTCTACTACTGATGTTGGTAATGCAGGTTCAGGGCCAAGAAAAGACAAAAAAGGCACTTTTTGTCATCGTGGACGGCATCCCTAAAGATGTGGTCGACACGGTGGATACACCCAATATCGATGCGGTAGCTGCTGAAGGGGGATTTACGAAGGCCATTATGGGCGGAGATCCGGAGACCTATAGTGAGACACCTACTATTTCTGCGGTAGGTTACAATTCCCTGCTTACAGGCACTTGGGCCAATAAACACAATGTCTGGGGCAACTCCATCAAACAGCCCAATTATTATTACCCCACCATCTTTAGGGCGTTTAAGACAGCATACCCATCCAAGAAAACAGCCATATACTCTACGTGGCTGGATAATCGGACGAAGCTTGTCGGCGCCAATTTGCCTGCCACGGGGCATTTTTCGTTTGATTACTATTATGATGGAATGGAGATCGACACGCTTCATTTCCCACATGATGAGCAGCGGGAGTTTATCCATTTGATTGATGAAGTGGTATCCAAGGAGGCGGCTACCCATGTCAGAAAAGAAGGGCCGGATTTGGCTTGGGTGTACCTAGAATACTCGGATGATATGGGACACAAATACGGCAATAGCCCCGAAATGATAGATGGTGTAAAGAAGGCCGATGTTCAGATAGGAAGGATTTGGGAGGCCATAAAGTACAGAGAAGCCAATTTTGAGGAAGACTGGATGCTGGTGGTCACTACAGATCATGGCCGTACAGAAAGCGGCGATGGACATGGGGGACAAAGTGAAAGGGAACGGGCCATATGGATAGCGACCAATGCCGATAATCTCAACGGGTACTTTAAGGACAACGAACCAGAGATGGTGGATATATTTCCCTCGATAGCCCATCATTTGGAGCTTTCGCTTCCTAAAGGCCAAGCGATGGAGTTGGACGGAGTTTCTTTCGTAGGGCAGGTATCGGCGGCAGACTTTGAGGTGAATCGTGCAAAGGAAAGCCTAAAGCTGACATGGAAAGCTTTTGCAAAAGGTGAGAAAGGCCGGGTGTGGATTGCCTCTTCCAATAATTTCCAAAAGGGAGGGCTTGACAACTACTGGGATTTTGGCGCAGTAAATCTCGATGATGAAGCGGCAGCGGTGTCGCTGGATGGGCTAGACTCCAAGTTGCTGAAAGTGGTGTTGGAGACACCCTCCGGTTATTTGAATTACTGGGTCGTAGAAGAGTAA